The Deltaproteobacteria bacterium genome has a window encoding:
- a CDS encoding Crp/Fnr family transcriptional regulator, with protein MTSKTMDVLRKTPLFATLPDDDLRRVADLAVSRRFAKKEAVFREGDRADGFFIVASGKVKVFKLSGEGKEQILHVLEAGQTFAEAVIFQGGGYPAHAETLADTELYFLPKGAFLDLLERHPKVAIRMLASLSLWLKRMTDLVESLSLKDVETRLVFYLSEELKTLGIPLKDGAELELPIGKNVLASRLGTVPETFSRTLKKLQDDGLIDVRGKRIRIVSAERLFSILLR; from the coding sequence ATGACCTCTAAAACGATGGACGTCCTCCGGAAGACGCCCCTGTTCGCGACCTTGCCCGACGACGACCTCCGACGGGTCGCCGATCTCGCCGTTTCCCGGCGCTTCGCGAAGAAAGAGGCGGTCTTCCGGGAAGGGGACCGCGCCGACGGATTCTTCATCGTGGCCTCCGGCAAGGTAAAGGTGTTCAAGCTCTCCGGAGAGGGGAAGGAGCAGATCCTTCACGTCCTGGAAGCGGGGCAAACCTTCGCCGAGGCGGTGATCTTCCAGGGGGGGGGGTATCCCGCGCACGCCGAGACGCTCGCCGACACGGAACTCTATTTCCTTCCGAAGGGCGCATTCCTCGATCTGCTGGAACGGCATCCGAAAGTCGCCATCCGGATGCTGGCGTCCCTCTCCCTCTGGCTGAAGCGGATGACCGATCTCGTGGAAAGTCTCTCCTTGAAGGACGTGGAGACGCGCCTGGTCTTCTACCTCTCGGAGGAGCTCAAGACGCTCGGTATTCCCCTGAAGGACGGGGCGGAGCTCGAATTGCCGATCGGCAAGAACGTGCTCGCCTCCCGGCTGGGGACCGTTCCGGAGACTTTCTCCCGGACGCTCAAGAAATTGCAGGACGACGGCCTGATCGACGTCCGCGGGAAGCGGATCCGGATCGTGTCGGCGGAGCGTCTCTTCTCCATCCTGTTGCGTTGA